Sequence from the Candoia aspera isolate rCanAsp1 chromosome 7, rCanAsp1.hap2, whole genome shotgun sequence genome:
GAAGACTGAGAGCTAGGAAGATGTAATTTAgcacaatttatttgaaaattatttctcgcttcagaaaaaaatatatctaataACAAAATGTTTTTCTAACAGTCATTCACAACTGAGAATTAACTATATTTTGTTCCTCCCACCAGCCAATAAGGATTCCAGCTTTAGGTATTCTCGAATAGGGGGAAGtttcccttcaaagcaggtgCTTCCTCAGTCATGGGGTGACTGGGATAATACTTTGATCTTTGAAGCACGATTTGAAAGTGGAAATCTGCAAAAGGTGGTCAAAATGTAAGTTGCTGCCCATTTTCCTTTTAATCtgcaaaatattccattttaTCTGGCATTAAGCTAATTCTTGGTAGACCTTGAATAATGATTTAGAGAGCGTGAAATGAGATGCTAATTCCAATCTATATTTTGCAGGAAGATGTTCATTATCAATATATTTGTACTTCATGTTTTCTTCAATGGTAATAAAACAAATACTGCTTAAGTAcaggatttatgtatttattacctCAGTTATACACTGTTCCATTTCTGAAGGCTCTGAGGGGTTTCTAAATTAATATCAGAAGGTTAAAAGTCATTTAGTACAGTTACTAAGTGATGTGCCATCATTTGTGGTAGCTTgagatgctggttatcatctataaagcccttcatggcataggacctggctCACTGAAGGACTGTAATTTCTGCTCATCTTGTATGATTGGACAGAACTGGCATGTTTTGGGCCCCATCAATTAAAAGAGTAATTTGAGATATGACCCACAAAGCAGGCCTTCCCTTTTCCAGCAACTGACCTTTGGAACAGTATCCCCAAAGATCCATTAGGCCACTACTCGTTCAAATGAGTTCTTAAAACTTGTTTCTTCCCCCATGTTTTGGGAGAAGGTAGAGCACTTCTTGGTGGAATGTTTTGTGTAagggaatatttatttttgctCCTCCAAGACActcaatttcttcttttttcttcttcttttttctgtttttttattgttctaatactgttgtgagctgcccagtttAAAATAGGTGGACAtacaaatattctaaataaatagaataaataatcaACTCAGACAAGATAGGCACAGAGTTACTCAGACCCtgagccatgtagggttttaagggtgacaaccagcacctggaaGTCAACAGGCAGCCAGTGCAGTtcctgtagtagtagtagtagtaatagtagtagtagtactgttATAGGGGCAAACTTCAGTACACCCATAATTGCATGAGCTGCTGTATGTTGCACTAGCTGAAGCTTTCaatggtctttaagggcagccctgcacagagtgcattgcagtaatccagccatGAGGTGAGAAGGACGTAAATAACTATGAATAAAATGTCCTGGATGATAATCCCACTCTACCTTCCCTAACTTGAGAGCACAGCTAATGCAACACCCAAAAGCCATCTGGTCACATTTCCAAGGTGAAACCTCCCCCCTCCATTTAGTTCTTGGTGACCATCAGGTCTGCTGTCTCACTCAAGATCAATTCATAGATGAGGATAGATTTATTACAGGGAGACTTGACATTTGATAGGATCAACTGGAGTTTAAGATTTCTTGAATTGTCTCAAAAACAAGCTGTTCTCCTCTTCTGCCATGTCTTCTGCCCATTACAACTGCTATGTTATACCCTCTTCTTTCCCCGCTTCTTCCTTCTCACTCTCCCAACAGTTCATGGGAATGACAGACACCCCAATTCTTCCCTCCTTCAACTGCACCATGCTCATCCAGTAACTGATTTGGCAAAGTCAGTATACAACCCCAATTAAATCATCTGCACACCAGCTTATAACCCATTACAGCCCCTTAACCTTCCCCACTCCCTAGACTCTATTCTTACTTAAGTAAAAGTAGGTGTGCAGAAGTTAAAAGGAGAATAAATGTTACAGCCAGCTTGGGTCATCAAGCATTCTACCACTGCCCCTCATAACATCAGTATTTTCCCCAGTGTAGTCCACCACAAACTCCTCCAGCCAGCAAACCCTCTTCAGTTCTGTACTTTCTCCTCCCAACAAACAAATCCACTACCTTAGATTTTGAGTGACCTGTAAAGACAATTCTACACTACTTCTCCAttcttgcttccagttctggaGTACAGGGAACTTCCCACCTAACTGCAGGAATTAAAACTGCTTTAAGTATCTTTTGAAGCAATCCTCCCTCCCTCAACATCCTCTGGATGTGTGGCCCAACTTTCACAATTCCCAGCAATGGTATAtcatctggagaattctggaactgAAGCATATACAGTACTTCTAGAGGACACCCTAGTTGTGGAAAACTGTTATAAAGCATTAACCATTTGTCAAGTACAGTGTTAAAATCATGTCTGCTCTGGATTTCCACTAGTATCCAAAtccaaagaaaatgttaaaacagTTTCTAGGCATCCGTTATGTACTCGAGTTAAAAATGCCCacttatttatgtattgtttAATATTTATAGTCTGTTTTACTTCTAATAAGTTTGAGGCAGCAgacatgatttttcttttcccacttaTCCTGATAATTCTGTGAAATAGTTTAGGCTGATACATTGTGATGGGTCCCAGATTACTCAGTGAATGTTGTGCCATAATGAGGTTTGGACCTCTCCACCACATCTCCCTCAATACCACTAAATTTAATTGTAACTCACTATAAATGTTAGTGTTcacttttaaacattaaaatatgtcAGTATGCACATAAAATCTCAAATAAATTTGACTGTAAGAAAATATTTGTTATTAACAGACATGAAGGAAATATGAATGGTCAAATATGTGTAAGTTACACAACTGTAGCTTGATGTCCTATGTATAATTTACAGTAAAAAATATTTATCTCCTTTTCCCTTGCTAGTAATGATTTTGAATACCAGTTGACACTGCGTACTGATCTCTACACAAATAAGCACACCCAGTGGTACTACTTCCAGGTTACCAACACCCAAGCAGGAATGCCTTACCGTTTCACCATTGTCAACTTCACCAAGCCAACAAGCTTGTACAATCGTGGTATGCGTCCATTATTATATTCAGAAGCAGAAGCAAAGATCCGCAAGGTGGGGTGGCAAAGGACAGGAGATCAAATCAAGTACTACAAAAATAATCTCAGCCATGATGGGCACCAATATTTTTCTTTGACATGGACTTTCCAGTTTCCACATGACAGGGATACGTGCTATTTTGCCCACTGCTATCCATACACTTACAGCAACCTGCAAGACTACTTGTCAGCCATTGCCAGAGACCCAAGGCGGTCGAAGTTCTGCAAAATCCGTATATTATGTCATTCTCTGGCTAGGAATATAGTCTATGTTTTAACTATTACCAACCCCTTGCAAGATTTCAGTAAGGAAAAATGCAAGTCAGCAGTCATTCTGACAGCAAGGGTGCACCCTGGTGAAACAAACAGTTCCTGGCTGATGAAGGGCTTTCTGGATTACCTTCTAGGGGATTCAGATAATGCCCAATTGCTCCGAGACACTTTTGTTTTTAAGGTGGTGCCCATGCTGAATCCAGATGGTGTGATTGTGGGCAATTATCGCTGCTCTTTAGCCGGCAAGGATTTGAACCGCAATTATAAATCAGACCTTAAGGAATCTTTCCCTTCTATCTGGTATACCCGCAGCATGATCAAAAGGTAAAAAGGTAACACAGTCGCTCCTATCTGTTTAATATGGTTACTCTGTGTTCAGTATTAGTTCACTTTTAATGAACGCATGACTTATTATCCAACATGTTCCATGTTATTTATGTTTAGTTAAGAGGTTACTGGCTTTTTGTATACTTTACTTTTTGTTGTAACACTGTTAGCTTTTGTAATTGATATGGGGAATGAAAAGACCAATTTCtagaggagaaaaaagaggagCAGGTATTGTATATAATGATGAAGCTCATaaattttatatgatttttttaagaattaagcTGCATATAATGATGAAGTTCATatgtataatttaattttaaaaaataagctgcCATGGAGAGAGCATTTTAATCCCAGGTATTTAGTATCTCCCAAAATAAGGGAGATGTGACAAGGAGATGAAACTGAATCTCCGGTGTACTCAGTGAAAAAGCTTCTATTCAGACTGGATCAGTATCAGTGACTGTCATGCCCTCATATAATGGGTAACTTAAAATCTAAACTGTCTTCAAATGATATCCACTATTGCTAACATAAGCCAAAACCCCAAGCAGGGTATCTAAGTTTCAGTAATCAAAGTTGCTCATATGTGATTTTGTCTCTTGTAACAGAATAATGGAAGAGCGAAATGTTCTTCTATATTGTGACCTTCATGGTCATAGCAGGAAAGAAAATGTCTTCATGTATGGCTGtgaaaaaaaagagcaagatgAAAGGGCATTATTACTCCAGCGCATTTTTCCTTTCATTATGAGCAAAAAATGTCCAGATAAAGTAAGTCAACTTTTAATATTATATCTCAGATAATTAATCAAAACTGGAATCCATTTGCATGTTAACTTAATGTTATAGTGATCTAAAAATCATAATCAGTCTGTTCTTCaatctaataaatattttaaaagtatatttcagATATGCCATGATAACTATTAATTCTATTAGGATATGAATGCAGAACCTTTTTCAGGTTTGGGGTAATACTTAGCCTTTGAATGTCCTGTACTGGGCAGTTGCATAGAAAAAGTAGGATgaggagaaaaatgtatttaaaatttaatCAGTTAAAGACCATATCATTATATATTCCAAGTATTTAGTAACTTTTCCTTGTAGCAGCAACTTTTGAACAACGTATGTGGGCTGTGCCCAAGCCTTTGAGCTGGACTTTTGGTTGTGCTTCTCTATACTAATGACGTTTTCAAATATCTACTTCTAGGAGTTTGCTCAGGTTTTTGTAAATGCAGTGGGATTTTGAGTCCATATAAAACAATAACCATTACAACTATACACTATTTTCTGCCATATCTTAAAAGCACTTTATTGTGGTTGTGCTGCTGTTCACATTATTGTTTATGCATTACAGTCAGCCAGTTCTTCTTATAGTCAGCAGAGTATCACATCatatatttccctttttccttccagaAATGATGTTAACTATGCAAAGGAACCACATCAATTGATAGCTTCATATTATAACTTGTGTATTGAGGGGAGAGCATTATCTGATGAAGTTGTTTTAAATCATGGCTGCATATCTGTTCTGTAATGAGTAATTTGTTTCTTTAACAGGAATTGcaaaactttatttcatttcttttcccattAAGTTCTCATTCCAAGATTgcagttttaaaatacagaaaggcAAAGAAGGAACAGGTCGAGTAGTTATGTGGAAGATGGGCATCAACAACAGCTATACCTTGGAAGTAACTTTCTGTGGCTCTAAACTAGGTAAGACAAAAGTAATATTACTCCAGAATTAATAATTAATGCATTCTGTAACACCTCCTGCATTGTAGAGATAATTACTAAATAAAGACAGGACTTTGAGTTGACTTCAATTCCTGGTGACGACATAGACATGTCCATCCTTGGCAACACTATGGAAGTGGTGTGGTGTGTTGCCGTCttccaatatgttttttttcccaaattgcCAGCCTAGCCTACCAAGTACTAAGCAGATCGAACCCTGCTCAAAACTGGCTAGATTTAATCAGTTAAACACTATCATTATATATTCCAAGTATATACGTAGATGTGTACAGATGTGCCTTAGAATTTAGAATAGACGTCTTTagaatagaactaaagaaaaatggttatgaGTATGAATTGTAACAGGTGAACAACTACATATTTCGGTTACTATAATCTGCTTCTTTCAGCCCTGTGAGTGAAATGGGGAAGGTAGCAGTCCCTAACAGAATTCCTAATTCCCAGAAGAGTTAGAGAAGAGTCATGATGTGACCATCATATAACCATTGCTTTCAAATTATAGCTAATCCTTCAAGGACAGTTTCCGTATTCAGTACAGTCTGGAAATATGGAATAATAAAGCTCCTTTCCAAATCCAAGCATCCATCAATGATTTATAAAAGTATGAGAATATTTCCATATAATTTTGATAAATTTGTGGAATAGTATTCAGAATTCAGTTTTCTTATATTCTCCAGAGCACATAAAATTATTGCtggatggtttttttttcccagtgaggCTTTCCTTTTGTATTATAGGCAATCGAGATGCTACCCATTTCAGTACGAAAGATTTGGAGTCCATAGGATACAATTTCTGTGATTCATTATTGGACTTCTGTAACAAAAAGAAGAGCAAGGTAATACAGAGGAACATTACTTTCATACAGAACTCTGTGATAACAGGCACTGACTTTCACTGTTAACACTGTGATCTCTCCTAGTACAATGAATGGCTGAAGGAATTGGAGGAACTAGTAAAACAGGATGATCCAACTGCCTCTGTCAATGATACAGGAGACAGAGGAGATTCTAGGTAAATGGATTGGTTCTCCAAAAATATTTCTAGccagtattaaaaaaagaaatcattagCTGTAGTATGTGTTCCAGTTCTGTTATCTGAGaaggcaatttatttattatgtagtTGAATATCTTAATATCTTACCATTAACAATCCTGTAAATCTAAACAGCATAATCGTTTTCTTTTGCAGTTCAGATAGTTCAGACTCTAATGAGTTTGCTGATAAACTGGAAACCCAGGTATAGTAAAAATTCTCATTCAACTCTTTACATCATTTTTATACTTGAAATGTATTTTCTTGGCATTTAATATACAGATAAACAAAATATGTTGCTAAAGAGCATTGGTTGTGATATGTCAAAATAATTTGATTTCCCCTCATTTTATACTTTAGAATCAAATGTCAAAGTAAAGTACAAAGTGTGTGCTAAAAGCCATTTCAGACCTTTATATACTTGCTGCATTCCCTAGGATTCAAGCTGAAGGACATCAGTGATTTGAGCAAATTCTTCTATGTTATTACGACTTTGTTTTGCAAAATAGTGTAAGAAAAACCAATACTTAAAAAAACTATTAACATGATTTAATTAATCTGATAGAATATTTTATGCTTAGCCAGATCTGACACTGGTTCCATAAGCCAGTGGATGCAAGGTTGCCAGGTCCAGACTAAAAGAAGTCTTCTGATCTTCACAAAAGCATACAGATGATAATTCCCATTCTTCTAAAATGGAAGTAGCTGTGCCTGAATAACTTATCCtttaaaaagatctttaaaataaAGAAGCCTTTTTAAGGGCTGAACCTGGAAAACCATAAGGATCAGTAGGGTCTGAGAAGATCCATTAGTGAAATGCAGCTTCCATGTTGTTTCTAGGGCCTGAGTATCACAGAGAAAATTAGATAAATTATGTCAGACAGACTCTGAGCAAGATACAAGTGGGGAATTTAGTTCATGTCAGGCTTCACTCTACATACCTTGCTATCCAGCACCACTTGAGACTGAGAGGAAGAAATGGGTGCTGCTGGACACATAACTATCCTCATTATCCTAGGGCTTCGCACATCCATTTCATGTTAGTTGCACACAGACCAGAATACAGAGTTAGTAAGATTGGAGTAGTGAACAAAAGAGGAAAGTAGACACAGAGGTagagaaaaagaggagaggagattCCCAAGTGCCAGTGAAAATGATTTTACTGAAGCCAGATACATATCGGAGGACACTCTAAAAACACAAACAATGCCAGAAGTTGTAGGCATTCTGTTAATTAGTgagtaaatgaaacaaaattcacTTTGGACTTTAAAGAGGGAAGATGTATAAAGTCCTGTGTCTCTGTACAAACTGTAGTTACGTATTGATAGACACTCATTAGGAAGGAGCAGAAGGGAGCAGCCAATAACAAACAAGCCCTGTCCTACCTAGTGCTGCAAGGAAATGGCAGGTCTCACCATAAGTGGCTGGCAGCACTCAGAGGGAGCTCAAGGAGTAGGTAAAATGGCATCCCTCCCCACCAtagtaataaaatcagaaaaataggATGTTCATGGGAAACCCCTTGTCAGCAAAAGCAACGGAAAACCTATAAAGGCACTCACTGGTGACAGAAGCAGTGATACATAGATTAGCAGATCTTTTTCCTGGTTTAAATCAAACTGtgctagtgctctttcaaaagtgCACTAAACCCATTAGAAAGCACAATGTCAGTCATTACGCAAGGAGACGACACTGAAATAGTCAGATGTCCAATGTCTCCTACAAgcaaagccaaaatggccatggaggcagTGCCAGCAACCAGAGCAGAGGGGGCATGCCTACAGTCTAAAACACCCAATAGAAACTGAGCAGATCCCAATTCTTGGCCATATCAGCCATATCTGAAAAATGGGTtggaagaagagtgaaaatgcTACATTGAGCTGCTTCAGCTATGGGTGGGTGAGACAAAgggcaaaaaaggcaaaaaagttaCCTGGGCATGTCAGGATGATTATAGCAACTTGGAAATTGCAAGACTTGACAAACGTGTCATATTTCTTATAACTTTTGTATCTGCCTTTAAATATTTTGGAGGTACTGAGGTCTAGTTTaggttaataataaaaatagatttaaataaaaattatgttctGGATACCTTTAATGCTGTTAAATTTAGCTAatttgattctctctctctctctcagcagacaaaatcaaagaaaaagtgtttgaaagcaaagaaggaaaggagTTTTGTTTTGGAATCATCAGGAAGAAGATATTctaaacatttacatgaaacaatGGtagattataattgttgtataGTAGCTACTCACTATGTTGATTCTTACAGATCATACTTCATTATGCTATTCTCTTTTGGAGTAAGGAGTGTTACGTGAAAAAGAAGATATAATAAGGCCAACAAAAAAAGAAGActtgaaataagaaaaaggaaaggaaaagcctAGTTTTCATGAACACCATTTACTATAATTTTCCATATCGTTTTGTTCGactaaaccatccttgcttccactatGTCTGTTTTCTATTTCATAAATGTATTCTTTAAATTTTTCACCTCTCTTTTTTAAGATCTCCTCAATTCTATCCAATCATGGCTGTGTTGGTCTTCAAactttttttatctttctttctatatAATATAGGTATTTGTATTTCTGcagaaaaatggcaagaaattgGAAGACAAAACAATATGTGCTGTAGTTTAGAAAAGTCTGTAAGATTAGTTCAGACTATATGCTATCCCAGTAAATGAACCATTCCATGAAGATGTATTAGCACTGAGCATTGCTGGGACTGTGGACTTGTTATTTGGCCTACAACATTCTCTCTACCATAAGATCAGGAGAGGTCTTAGGCAGgggcaattaatttaaaaaacgaACAAACATACTTACAAATTTAAATACAGCATCTTCCTATTATGGGATATACAGTAATCCATTAGAAAGGTTGTGTCctggatgttttgtttttctgtggaaATAGAAGTGGAAGAGAAACACAGGATCTTGAAAATCTGGTAACAGTTCTATAACATCTTGAGTGATTGTTCCCTGTAGTAATTACTTTCTTCTCATTTAGAGAGAATCCAAAAAACCAGAACACCCTTCTCACAGAGTTTCCAAGAGCCaagaacaaataattaaaaatgtaaggattttaatgtattgttaaaTTCTAATTATAGAGCTTGCTGATCTAGTGCAATCAGATTTTGATTCTACAGAAAATAACAAAGTAATTTACTTATAGCAAACCTTAAGTTTGCTAGCCAATCACATTTCcctcttaattttattttgttgtgcATCTCTTTCCATGTATACCAATATTAAATGTAAACTTCTCATTTTCTTTAAAGTTTTTCTGAACTGTTTTCAATTGTCCTTCGATAGTTAAATCAATGAAAAATATAACTAGTAATTTGTCCAATCATCATTGTGCTAATATGACAGCATGACCACAATGAGGTAGCCTTTATATAATTTCAAACTGGCTGGGTAATTCTATGAAGTTTCTACAAGTCACTAATACAGAAATGAACTATTTTTGAATAAGTTAATTGCTTTCAGGGAAATGCTATTTCTAACTGTTGCTACAAGTAAtactttttattataaaataaagacTCTTCACTTCAGCTAAAGACATTGTTGAATGTTACTACTGAAGATGTTGATGTGCATATTTTTCCATATCAATATTACAGTTTTCATATGTACTACCCTAGCTTGATGTCTCTTCTGATGCACTGGAGGGATACACTTATCCAAACCATACAACGAGAACTGAATAAGGATTGCTTATCATAAACTAGCCTTCCCCAGTGAGTGCTCTCCAGCTATGTTAGACTAACTTCAGTAATTCCTAACAAGCATGGCTATGCTGGAACAAATTACAGATGTTGCAGTCTAAATTTCTGGATAACACCACTTTTATGTCTTGATAACCAATCACACCCAAAAGCAAGAGTCTTACAGGAGTttctttaaccagatttattgaaatGGAAAAGGGATCAGGTTACAGAAATCTCAACAATTggattgttttcattttcagaagACATTTTATCTCCCAGCCTGCTAAGGCAGGAATCTCAGCCTCTTAACTATGGTATCTACGTGAACTGGCAAAGAGGCCATTATTTTAACTTGTAAGAGAATAATATCCAGGTGTCCAAGAAAGGGGATCTCTTTGAGGCACTGAACATAACACTACATCCAAATTGGCAAAGACTGCTGTAAGCATTTACAATTGAGTTTTGTCTGTCATGTGAAGTAATCTTTCACCTCAGGCTTCCTTCTGATCAGGATATACAGTTTAGTACATTAAGTAAAAGGTAAATGTTACCCATTTATCTTTCTCCACAGgcccaggtttttcagaaattgAAACTGATGGAGCTTCAAAACATGGAAAGAGAAAAGTATGAAACTACCAAGCAGAATATAGAGACTTTCTCCAGAACAACCAATACAAAAAAGGTTTGGCTGTCACCTTACTAGAATAAATTTTGCAACATAAATAAGAGAATACTGACTCCTTTTCTGCAGTATATACTTATAAATATATCGCTATACAGTATGAGTAGAATTTGAATTGCCATTTGGGAATATTACATTCATGTAGTGCACCATTTAAGTTATTGCTGatgcttaaaatatatatttaaattactgACATAGAATAATATTGTAGAGCTAATTCTACATTTCCCATTCCTGACTTCATCATAAATGGAGACGCTATAGGAATTTTTAATGTCTGTGTGTGAAGATTGCTTTTTTGCCTGTTAATTGGAAGAGCGCCATTATTGTTGCCCTCTACAAAGACAAaaatagcaagagtgaatgcaaacaCTACAGGGGGTTAGATTGGTAAGCCTGCTTGGGAAGATTTTTGGCAggattctgactgaaagggtacattgagcaaaatttgggaagtacagTGCTCTTTATGCCATGGAGGgggtgtgcagaccagatttttgcattTCAACAGCTCATTGAGAAATGCAGAAATTTGAGAAAGGAAGTTCGGCTGTGTTgttttttatgttgctttttaaattcttttagttctttttttatgTTGTTCTTTGGTTCTTGTAGTTGTAATGTTGTCTGTTGGTGGACCTTGATTTTTGGGTGGTTCAGTATGAatgttttatttgatttgttgAGTTTACTCACTGTAACTGCGATGCGCCAGGACCTCCTTGCAGTGGAGTGGTGCCATGGAGCTGCTCGTGGGACCATTTGTGCAGTTGCCGGGGCCCCACTGAAGATAGGAGCAACAGATCATGGTGGTGGCAGTGGGATGGTGAGGAGGCAGGGGCTGGGGTCCCAGGGGCAGCTGGAGTCATCTCAGCACCAGATCCAGAAGTGTGGAATTGGAGAACTAGTGGGTCTGAGCCATGAGACATAGCCTAGAGCATCCGGAGTTGCATGGGGCTGTGCTGGGCTGCCAAGCCATAGTTGCGAGCGAAGCATTACAGCAGAGGAAGGACTGAGGACACCAGGGATCAACTAATTGGTACAGCCCCAAGGTCAGCTGGTGGCAGTGGTGCTGCTTTAGAAGAGGGCAGTGTAACTGGTGGAGCAACAAACTGGCAGGGCCTGGCCATGAGGATTGGAAGCTGAATGAGGCCTAGTGTTGGGAGGATTTGCCATATGACCCTTCTGCCCCCCAGATGTTGGGAGGTTTGGTATTGATTGACTGCCtgaattgggggggggtgttagGGGGTTGACTGGGGACTCCCTGGGGGGTGCCCA
This genomic interval carries:
- the AGBL3 gene encoding cytosolic carboxypeptidase 3; translation: MSEDSNKDKQYIEHLTSDNYNSDEDPFIPYVTEDLEQGTFFTDSLCDQLLPRTTQILLEYNSGKWVPRLREPRDLYGLSPIGDLHLVRWPHQYEVIREKINHIEWIPSHQEPLYSPTGLEIEPPCPEPGEGAIVYLADEANKDSSFRYSRIGGSFPSKQVLPQSWGDWDNTLIFEARFESGNLQKVVKINDFEYQLTLRTDLYTNKHTQWYYFQVTNTQAGMPYRFTIVNFTKPTSLYNRGMRPLLYSEAEAKIRKVGWQRTGDQIKYYKNNLSHDGHQYFSLTWTFQFPHDRDTCYFAHCYPYTYSNLQDYLSAIARDPRRSKFCKIRILCHSLARNIVYVLTITNPLQDFSKEKCKSAVILTARVHPGETNSSWLMKGFLDYLLGDSDNAQLLRDTFVFKVVPMLNPDGVIVGNYRCSLAGKDLNRNYKSDLKESFPSIWYTRSMIKRIMEERNVLLYCDLHGHSRKENVFMYGCEKKEQDERALLLQRIFPFIMSKKCPDKFSFQDCSFKIQKGKEGTGRVVMWKMGINNSYTLEVTFCGSKLGNRDATHFSTKDLESIGYNFCDSLLDFCNKKKSKYNEWLKELEELVKQDDPTASVNDTGDRGDSSSDSSDSNEFADKLETQTKSKKKCLKAKKERSFVLESSGRRYSKHLHETMRESKKPEHPSHRVSKSQEQIIKNAQVFQKLKLMELQNMEREKYETTKQNIETFSRTTNTKKSKTLAGVHELFKATSSILKGKPDQMAFPSKKDSVPKVPSKYTVQYLNHYFPEQGSNAGWDLTQPFKHIISQRLFLPPTVVNQMCNTPRRNGALIGCRLPRVENMKREASIHQKTSLIQLDSHPSSLSLSQATAENHPGRGYVTLQLEEKELQNIALAQEIHFNVPYNKTAAWRLEKYQAGKANSCREKASPEIKGFPDTQKSSLVGRENKVKELSSARNAKTNRNGGGNGEEGLKLNRSPVTQDLLQLSLPLMSEGIYRQATEKYSRSERHLKFLGQHRPRLATLLTTKGPNKTILLKHSEDDEASSPLLQSRPKLPTRNLLCQSESKFFSRRHKSDRPSVQDLPNTTERISFHA